The sequence ACGATTTAAATATTTCTAAAATTAAATTGATGTCTAATTCTGGCGAAACGAAACGCGTTGGTATGATTGGATATGGTTTAGAAATTATGGATTATATTAATTTTTAATTCTTTCAAATAAAAAAATTGAACCTTATCGGGAAATCTTATTTCTCTTTCTTTGTAAAAAACCGATTAGAAAAAACTAATCGGTTTTTTTAAATTAAAAAGTCTCAAATTTCAATTTCAATGTATTTCAACGCAATAAAAACCTAAACTTTCAAATGTTTTTATAATATCTGAACTCGAATAATTTGTCGCATCAATTCGTAAAATACGATCACAATCCTCTAAATCAAAATTTATATTTCCAATATACAGTTGATTAAGCTCTCTTAAAATAAAGAAAGCTTCAGCTGTAGTTTCAACATTTGTTTTAAAAATCTTTACCATCAAAACATTTTTTATTTCAATTTTCTATTCACCTTATCCTGATAGTTAAATAAATAAAAACTATCAAACTTATATTTTAATTGATGTTTTTCAATAAATTGAAAATAATCACTTTGCTTTTTATGTACTTTATCTTCAACGAATACAAACCAAAATTCATCAATTCCTATTTGTTCTTTATAAAATGACGTTGCATAATGATTGTGAATATTCGGAAACAAAAACTCATTATCAATAATTGCTAACTCATAAAATAAAACCCCAAATCTATTTGTGTCTTTTTGAAAAATATTTAAAGGATAAGAAGTGCATTCTATAAGTTTAAAATTTGTATCTAATGATTCGATAAAATTTATTGAATCTGCAATTTGTATTTGTTTCAATAAATTTTCTTCTTTTGTCAAATCAGCATCAATACGATTTGAAAATTTATGAAAAATCTCGATGTTCATTTTATTTCACTTTGGTACAAAATAAATACAAATACAAACATGAATATTTGTTTTTCTATCAACCTACATTCTAACGCTACAAAAGAGCTTTTATTTTATATAAATTTATTAAAGGTTTGTATAAAAATAACTTGACAAACTAAAACTTAAAGTATTTTTGTTACGATGGAAGATTTTAAAATTAATAATAAAGACCAAAGAGTTTTAGACTTTTTAACTGAGGATAAATCTAGATGGAAAAGACATGTTTTGTTTCTAAGTGTTTTTTTCATAATTACATTTACAGGAAATCAGAATACCATTTACGGTTCACCAGTTGGAAATTATATTGCCTTGAACATTTACATCATCTTTGTACTTATGTTTTATATCAATATGTACATTTTGGTTCCTGTCTTTTTATTTAAATCAAAATATGTTCCTTATACTATTTTATTAATCTTATTAGCAACTTTTGGAATTACCATTTTAGGATTTATAAACAGAAATTATTTTTATCCGCTTTTAGAAAACAATTTACTTCATGACCCTGCCTTTATTGAAAGAAATTCTTATCTAAAAAATGATTTGAGTAGAATTGTAATTGTTTGTGCATCTTTAATTTCAGTTTCAACAACTATTAAATTATTGCAACGGTGGATTAAAGATAACAAACGTATCAATGAACTAAAAAATATTACATTTGAAATGGAACTTAATGAATTAAAAAATCAAATAAGTCCACATTTTTTGTTTAATATGCTAAACAATGTCAAAGCTTTAATTCGAATCAATCCTGAAATGGCAAATACAGTAATTATACAATTATCAGAGTTTTTACGTTATCAGCTATATGAGAATAATAAAGAAAAAGTATTACTTATATCTGAAATTGAATTCATGACCAATTTTCTTAGGTTAGAACAAATCAGAAAAGACAATTTTCAGGTTGAATTTGAAAACAATGTCAAACAATCTGATTTAAATCGCTTGATGATTCCGCCTGGATTATTTACAGTTTTTATTGAAAATGCCATAAAACATAGCGTATCATTAAACGATGATGAAGTTTATGTCAAAGTTTACCTAACTATCATAAATAATCATTTGCATTTTACCTGCGTAAATTCAACCGATAGTAAAATTACAATTAATAAAAACACAAACTATAACGGTTTAGGTTTGGTTAATATTAAAAGAAGATTAGAACTTATTTTTGGTAAGAAACATCAATTACAAATTGAATCGACACTCAATAAATACACAGTAACTTTAATTTTTCCGGTATGAATTGCATCATTATAGACGACGAACCATTAGCACGCCAAGAGCTTGAAGCGCTAATAAACGAAGTTGCTACTATTGAAATCTTGGCTAAGTTTTCATCGGCTTTGAAGGCTTTAGAATTTTTAGAAAATAACAAAGTTGATTTGATTTTTTTGGATATTGAAATGCCGCATTTAAACGGTTTGGAGTTTGCTAAAAAAATAACTTCAGAAACCATGGTCATTTTCACGACTGCGTACGGACAATACGCACTAAAAAGTTATGATTTAAATGCACTTGATTATCTTTTAAAACCAATAGATTCTGACCGACTTTTGAAAGCAATTAATAGGGCAACTGAACATTTTGAATTGTTATATCCAAATAAAGAAGCTTTAGACGAAAATTCGGATGAATATCTTTTTATTAAAGCAGACCGTCGTTTTTATAGAGTGCTTTTTAATGACATTTTATTTATTGAAGGTTTAAAAGATTATGTAATTATTCATACAGCAAATCAAAAATTAATAACTGCCTTGAATCTTAAAACCATTTCGAAAAAATTACCTCTTTCAAAATTCATTCGAGTTAGTAAATCCTACATTGTAAATCTGAACCAAGTAAGCTCTTTTGATTCACACACAATTTATATCAATGAAAATGAAATTCCGTTGGGTGAAGTTTACAAAAAAGATTTTTATAAAAATTATTCAAATGGAACTTTAAATTTCTAATCTAAATTTCAATTCCATTTGATTTTACTTTGGTATAATAGAAATAAGTTTTCAGCTTCTTTAAACTTTTATGAAGACTTCGCTCCTACTTTTCTTTAATTTGAAAAGTAAACTAATTGAAATATCGATTACAATCCAAAAAATTGCTAAAATAATGGTTGTTTTAGAAATTGAATTTTCAGAAAAAAGTAAACTGTTTAATTTAGGATTTATTACTAACATCGTCATCAATGCTAATATTAAAAATACACAAAACATAGCTGTTCGAGATAAAAGATAAGTCAAAAAACTTTTGTTTTGATAAATCCAATTGTAAAAAAACGAATGAAATATTCCTAAAACCAAACCTAAAGGTAACATTGTTTGAATAGTTGTTCGATATATTGTTTGCATCGAAATATGAGAAACTAAATTCACGGTTTCAAATAAAACGTTTTCTTGTAAAAAATGATATTTAACAAACACAAAAAATAAATTCATTAAAACCCAAAGTAAGGTTATAAAAATAATTTCTTTGGAATGATATAAAAACTTTGGTTGCATTTTTTTGTTTATTTTCAATAGATAAAAACATTTCTAGGTTAAAATTAAAACGATAAATGTTCAATACTTATCCAAAGAAAATAATTAATAAAAATGGTTTAAATCTTTTTATACAAACAACCTTAAAATTTATACTAAACTACAATTATGAATTTAATAAATAAAATAAATCCAAAATAAAAATAACTTTAAGTGAGAACCTAAAGTTATTTTTTATGATTTTAATTATTCTTTTATCGGATCTACAATGGTTCCTAAAGGAAATAATTTTCTGAATACAAAACCAACTAAAGGTCCTGCGATTAAAATTTGTAATGGATAAGCCATTATAAAATTTCTTGGAATTGAGATAAATAATTCTGAAAACCAATTGTCATTTAAGTCATTAAATAACAAAGATCCTATTACCGACATTAAAATGACCATTTGCGTTACAAAACAAAAAGAACTGATTAGTATTTTTTTAGGTAAAGCGTCTTCTTCTTTAACAAATTTGTGAATTAAAGTATGAGCCGTTTTACTTACAAAAAACCATTCAACAATAAAAGCAATTGTAAATGTTAACGGAAAAACAATCCAGGCGTTTTTTATGGTTGAAATTGAAAATCCCTGATGAAGTACAAGATTATAAGTGGTCATAACTCCTGCCATTACAGTAACCATTAAAAACGTATAAACTAAATTCTCTCTTTTATTAACTGGCATTGGGTTCATAATTATTATTTAGATATTAAAATTGTTGCGGTTTTATTTAAAACCTCTAATGCGTTGAAAAAATCATTGACCTGACTTACTGTCAATGCATTTAATTTTTTTGAAAAGTGTAATTCCATGCTGTCTTCAATTAATTGCGTCAGCTCTTCTCCTTTTTGAGTTAATTCTAAAAAAACCAAACGTTTATCTATTGTAGATTTTACACGAGAAAGCAAATTTAAATCGACTAATTTATCAACAGTCTGAGAAAAAGGTCCCTTTTCTAAACCAATTGCACGCGCAATGGTTACCATAGGCAAATGATCCGAATTTCTAACGGTCATTAAAATGCGTTCTTGAGTTAAATTTAAATGATTGATAACTTCCGGAAACGTATAATCTTTGTATAAAACATGTTTTAAAAGATCGACACAGTTTAATTCTATTGCAATTTTTTTAGACATAATATAGTTATAAATATAACGATTACAAAATTACATCTAAAATTATAAATACAAAATATTTTGTCCTTTGAAAATAATTTAATTTTACATTATAAATAAAGTACTAAAGATGAGTTTTGAATCTGATCATATAAAAAATGTCGAAAGCTTTGAAGCTTTAACAAAAACTAATTTTATTGGCAAAAAAAATGCTATCTGCTGGAAGTGAGATTTAGAAATTATAAATTAATTTAATTAAATCAATTAGTCATCAATTTCTATCACTTTTCACAAAACACTGTTAACTAACATATTGTAACTAATGACTAATTTAGAATTTAGATTAACAGTTAAAACAATAGAAGGCATTTCATAACAAATTCTATATTTAAAAATCTACAATTAGATTTAACGATATTTCAAAAAAAAAATATTTACAAAAAAAATTATCAACTTCTTGTAGATACTGAAAAAACTTGTATATTTGCACCCGTTATAATGAAACAACAAACATTATTACAGACCTAAGGAGAAATGGCAGAGTGGTCGAATGCGGCAGTCTTGAAAACTGTTGACTGTAACAGGTCCGGGGGTTCGAATCCCTCTTTCTCCGCTAAACCGATTAGTTTATTCTAATCGGTTTTTTATTTTAAAAAATTTGATATAA comes from Flavobacterium sp. I3-2 and encodes:
- a CDS encoding sensor histidine kinase, which translates into the protein MEDFKINNKDQRVLDFLTEDKSRWKRHVLFLSVFFIITFTGNQNTIYGSPVGNYIALNIYIIFVLMFYINMYILVPVFLFKSKYVPYTILLILLATFGITILGFINRNYFYPLLENNLLHDPAFIERNSYLKNDLSRIVIVCASLISVSTTIKLLQRWIKDNKRINELKNITFEMELNELKNQISPHFLFNMLNNVKALIRINPEMANTVIIQLSEFLRYQLYENNKEKVLLISEIEFMTNFLRLEQIRKDNFQVEFENNVKQSDLNRLMIPPGLFTVFIENAIKHSVSLNDDEVYVKVYLTIINNHLHFTCVNSTDSKITINKNTNYNGLGLVNIKRRLELIFGKKHQLQIESTLNKYTVTLIFPV
- a CDS encoding LytR/AlgR family response regulator transcription factor, whose translation is MNCIIIDDEPLARQELEALINEVATIEILAKFSSALKALEFLENNKVDLIFLDIEMPHLNGLEFAKKITSETMVIFTTAYGQYALKSYDLNALDYLLKPIDSDRLLKAINRATEHFELLYPNKEALDENSDEYLFIKADRRFYRVLFNDILFIEGLKDYVIIHTANQKLITALNLKTISKKLPLSKFIRVSKSYIVNLNQVSSFDSHTIYINENEIPLGEVYKKDFYKNYSNGTLNF
- a CDS encoding DUF2798 domain-containing protein, with amino-acid sequence MPVNKRENLVYTFLMVTVMAGVMTTYNLVLHQGFSISTIKNAWIVFPLTFTIAFIVEWFFVSKTAHTLIHKFVKEEDALPKKILISSFCFVTQMVILMSVIGSLLFNDLNDNWFSELFISIPRNFIMAYPLQILIAGPLVGFVFRKLFPLGTIVDPIKE
- a CDS encoding MarR family winged helix-turn-helix transcriptional regulator produces the protein MSKKIAIELNCVDLLKHVLYKDYTFPEVINHLNLTQERILMTVRNSDHLPMVTIARAIGLEKGPFSQTVDKLVDLNLLSRVKSTIDKRLVFLELTQKGEELTQLIEDSMELHFSKKLNALTVSQVNDFFNALEVLNKTATILISK